The following nucleotide sequence is from Toxoplasma gondii ME49 chromosome IV, whole genome shotgun sequence.
CCGAAAGTGCTCCATAGGGCAAAAActcggttttctctcgacagttcaagaggaagacaaaaagCCAAGTCTGCCTGCTAACTCGTGTACCGAAGAGAGTATGCTGCGAGTCAGAGAAACAACTGTCCTTCGTTTTTGGTTTGAAAAGTTGTCTTTCCTTTCGGGAAACCATCCCGACAGTGCTCAAatgagtgtgtgtgtgtacgtgCATGCTGAAAATACACGTTTTCGGCGTGACGCACAAAACTTTGGAAAAGTGACCGAGACCACTGCCCAAGTTGCGTGGACGCAAAATTCTCGTGTCACTCTAGGCGTGCTGCGCGAGAGTCATTCTTCGCCCTCTCCCGTTGTCGTCTTCATGTTCTCCATGAcgtttgtttctccttcctcgtgaTTTACGTTCTGTGAATAGACGCGTTTGTGGCTTCGCCCCCCAAGACTCAGCACGGACTCTCGAACCGTTAAGCAGCCTCTGTTTCGTCCTCGGTCTTTCAGTCACTGCGAAGcatctctcgcctcgcgagAAACTCTTTTGTCACGGTGTGTTGTCTTGCCCCGAGTTGCCTCAAAAATGTTGCGTGCTTCCAAGGCCTCAAGAAACTTGCGGGTGTTCACACTCACGTTTCCCCGTCTCGTCGGtctcactctctctgtccccgtCGTCTGTGTGCGCGTTGCCAGCGTTCTTTTTCGTcattctcgttttttcctctccagcgCCCATCTCACTTTGCAGGACTGTGTGCAGGTTTCGGTGTGTCTGTCCTGGCGTCAACAGGCGCCCCGTCGGCGCTGACGAGACTCGACGTTTCTGCATTTCGacagttctttcttctgtcttgtctttttccagGGAACAAACGCTCCTTCTGCGCAGGCGTCTTCTGCCCAACACGTTGGCGGCGCTCGCACCTCCGTGCCTCGGTAAGGAAAAggtttccgtctcctctttgtctcccttttccagacttctcttcttcactgggTGTTCCTCTGAAgttcctctgctttcgcATCCGTGCAAGCAAGTGCTCGATTTCCTTTCGAACGTCTCCGACCGCAGTTCCCTCCCGCTCTGGACATTTTTCTGCGGCCGTGGAGATCTCGGGTTTCTTGCCGTTGACGGCGTCGGTAGACAAAGACACTTGCCACCGTAGGATTTCTGTCTGCGCTTCTTTTGCACTTTTTTCAGGCGGAGAGTCACGGCTGGGGGTGGCGCGTCGAGCGCAGCTGGCCAGCGCTCTAGGGGAGTGCCTGCGTCCTCCCAGGGTATCTTGCGTTTCTACACTGACGACACTCCAGGTCTAAAGATGTAAGCAAGCTTCAAAGAACGCGTGTAGAACGCAAGAGAGGACAACGCGTTCTCACTTCAATAGTCGGAGGCCTGCGCCTGTGTTCGTAGCCTTCACGATGCTGCCATGGTGAGCACGCAGAGACACTCACATCCAGAGATGCACCTTCTGGGTGCGCGTCTGATgaccttctgcctctttctgtcgctttgtTGCTGCAGCGGACCCCAGACGGTTCTGATCCTCACTCTCTGCTTCATGGCCTCTGTCGTTCTCCTCCACATCGTCGGCAAGGTTCATCAGACGTACGGCGGAGAGAACTAGAGGAGCAGAGCTCGAAGTTGGAGCTCGTTCAGATCTTTGCTGCGTCTGCCGCGTCTTAGCAGTTGCTATGCTCCCTGCATGCGTAGATGGCAACTCTGTCGCTGTGACAGCGGACGCCGAGCAACCCAGAtggggaggagaggcgggagCCGTTTTTAttgcagaggagaaagcacTGGACAGACGGCGGAGCGACGAAGAGTGTCTGTGGAAAGTTGCGCTTTCTGGGGGAGAATCAGACGACCTCGATGAACAGGCTCAAGTGCCCTTCCGGTCAACAGTTGATGCTCAGTCTTCGAACGCGAAAAACGGATCTAGTGGAGAACGGGATTGCACTCCTGAAAATGTCTTTTGCTCCTGCGAGACAAAACGCGATCTGAAGCTCCGCAGACGTCTCCGGCGCGGACACTCTGTGTCTTCGGCGTTtcaaaagaaacgcgagaatCTCCCACTCGATATActatttatatacatatatataaggGGATAAACAAGTCAATTGAAGCACGGGTCTTCGCTAACACACGGTCAAGTCTGTGCACAAGAGAAAGATGTACCTATTCTCCGACGCAGCTGTGTATGATTATATATCTTCACATACACATGTAGAGAGTTCTGCGAGATACAGACGCGCAGCAGCGCGAAAACGTAAAATGTCTTCCCTCCCTGTGAACGTACGCATTCGCACAAGAAGATGGACGCTTTTATAGTCCAACGGGGCCATATATAGCACggtcatatatatatatatatatatatgttgtgTGTGTAGTTGTGCGagacatatacatgtagCCGCCCCAAAACGAAGAAATCTTCAGTCTCTCAttgtacatgcatgcagctgagTAGTAGGCGTCCGGGGGACTGACAGAGGAGCTCTCATTGTAAAACAGGTCTAAGCTGCCTTTCTTGCTCTCAAGAGTGGCAAGGAGTTGTTAACGTTGTCTCACGCTTCTTTCTACAAATTTCATCGGGCTGAACTGCGTTGCACTCTCTACTATATCTGCTACGCCGTTGAATGCTTTGACTAGAGTGTTCTTCCAGTGAGCGGGACGCATGATTCTTCCAAAGATGTTCCCTGATTTGCAGTGACAGTCGTTAGTGGTGTTTCTTTCACGGGGCGTACACGCGAACTTCTATTTGGCAGGTCGTTTCGCCTGCACGCATTTTCGGCTCTCTTTGGGGAGCCCAATTGTCTACCGGATTCACAGATCTGTTTGCTGCTTTGCTAGAGGAAATACCAGCTGCCTGTAGCATATTCGCTAAACGCATGGCGGGCCTCCTAGACTTTCGTGCGGTTGCATTGATGACTACTGGTGGCAACTCAAGCACGCACCATCCGACTGGCAGTGTTCTTGATTCGCTGGAGATGCGTGCATTCGAGAGTGTTTGACTCCTCTGTTGTAAACCGTGGTTTGGCACAGAAAAAACTTTCTTCACGCTTGCAGCAGTGTGTCCGGTGTGCAATGCGAAGTGTGAGGCCCTGTGACGCCCAGGATTTATCTACACTTGTCTATCGACGCAGCTACCCAGCGCTTCGAACATCTACGTTTTTTCGCGAGCGCGTTCAATTGCATTTCGTCAGAAGCGACGCCTGGCTGGGGTGACGGCAGAAAAACAGCAGTTGTCGGGAAGCGAGGGCGGGCGGCGCGCACGGTCACTTGCTGAGACAGCCGCCGGTGGCAGGTTGTGTCAGAACTAATGTTTTCGCTTGAAATTCATAGAACACGCgctggaagaagcagaggggtGGCCGTTCAACTTTAGACATCAAGAGATGATGGACAATGGAAGAACGGCGTTTGCGACCGCCCCTTGCCCCCCCCCTATGAACTGCTTGTTGCGCCTTCATGGAATCACACAATCACAAATAACAGACGGTTTCGGATCTTCGGTTCATCCTGGCGGTTCGCCCActtgctcctcttcttcttgcaatcacttcttctcgtctttctcgccgttcttgtcttcttgGTCTACCTTCTTGAGTGTTTTGTAATAGCGCATCCAAGGCTCGTACATTTCATCTGGGACCTCGACTTCCAACTTGACCAGCTAGAAACGCAACAACACAATCTTGcggacatgcatgcaaagtcATGTGTCTCGCGAGCGCGCGTCCTGAGCCTCGAGAAACGACCTCATTCTTCTTTTGCCAATCAGTCTGTTACATCTGCACGCGAAGCCTGCCTGTTTCTGTGAAACTCCACGAACCAGTCACGCCGTGACAGGAGACCTCGAGTTTTTGCCAGTTAAACGGTTCTTCCCCGAATGTGTTCAGATTCAAGATCCATCCTTTCTTTCTTACCTTTGTGACGAATTTCTCATCGGCCGTGGTTAGGCGAACGTCCACAGGCTTCGAGTAACACTCGGGCAGAAACGGCATGTACGCTTTGCACTTGCACGTGCTGTCGGGGGAAGAATCGACTTCTTCCGACAATCTGGACGCGTCACAGAAACCACAAACGGTTCTACTAGACCCTGTTGCGTGTTTCTTCGGAGACACAGGTCGATGCATGAAGatccttttcctcttgtcaAGTCCACAGATGCGCAGAAATCCATTTTGGCAAGCTCTGCGCTCGCCAAACCACGGTCATCTACGACCAGCAACACAAAGCCACGCTACCCCCTTTGGAGTGCTCTCACAAACCCTGTGGTAAACACCGCCACAGAGCACCTCTTCAACAAACCACCTGGACGCATCCCATACGTCAACAaccatatatgtatatatatatgtgtatacatgcatttaCATTTTTAGGGTAGACTGGATGCACCCTGATAGAAGGGGTTCAGGGGATAGTGGCGAGTTGGAAAAAAACTGGGCGGAGGTGCCCTCCTTTGAGACTGGACTTTCGACGAGGCTCCTCGTCAATGCCTCTGTGCGGCGATCCTCACCTCTTGCAGTTTTGCCCCTGGATCACGCACAGAAGACGGTTCGTGTTCGGATTCTCCTCAGGCTTGCAAATCGTTCCGACCCTGCAAATAAGCATTCACAGATCGACGGTCGATTGTTCGGCGCCCTCCTAAGCGCTTGCTTCTCGCGTACCATACATACACATCTGCAGtctacagatatatatatatatatataattatatatatatatatataaaataGGAATTTGGATATGAATGGTGGATCGACTTCACGCGCCACTGCAGAGTTGGAGTTTTGCCCGAAGAACAGCAGGTTGTAGGAATCCGCGCTTTGCTGGTTGGGTAGCGTGTCATCACGAAATGCACTCGAATTCCTGCACGCGCAGATTTCGTTCACTGTCTCTGTCCGAGTCTCGCCACTACATGATTGTATCGATCTACGTGGTTTTTTTACCGGATTGTTAGCGCCTTACCAGAGTTTTCCGTAGATGAATTCTTGTTCGTCAGACTGGATTTTGAGCATCGTCACGGGGTCTTTGGGAGGAAAGTAGGCGCTAAAGATGCGTTTGCCGTTCTCGACCCGCATGTGGAGGGGCGCCTCTACTCGGCTGCCTGTAAAACAAACCGTTCCATCCGTTCgattcctttttcttctcgcacaTCCCGTCCCCTCCTCACCGACTCACCGCCACTCCAGTTCTGTCACCGGAAGCAGCCGCGACCCTCAGTCACCCATTCGGACGAGAGCAGTCTCGCAACAAAGTAACTTGTCTCCAATCTTTCTCAACTCCCTACCTGGCCTCCCCCGTCACACATCTGGgcatgcacatacacatCCACACAGACATACTTAAACGCCACTGTGTGCAGAGATACATGTAGATGCATCAGGATTATACACAcctacatctacatatatataaatatatacatatacatatgtacgtatatttGAGGACGTTTAGAGACAGGTGCATTGGCGAGTATTAGGGTGTCAAAGGAGCACAAGACCTTGTCggaaaagaacgaggagTAATCGAGAAACGCACGGCAGGTTCACCGAGAGAGGTGGACCCAGCAtgcggagacaaagaaaatcTGAAGACAGTCCGATTCTTCAGGTTTTCACGGGCGTTTTGTTCTTGTTGCCACGGCGAAGTTGAAACCTCCGGCCATCTGTTTCCTGCATTATCGTATTTATCGGTTGTTCTCCATCTTCCTTACGCCCTCACGGCGTTGTTTCCTGGATATCTCAAcggcgttttctcctctgcatATTCCATGGTTTCCACGAACCacgctttttctccagcgTTGTGTGTGTACtgccttcgacttcttctccccaACGTTTCccgtccttcgtctctctctcttccgccgacaccttctctcgactttcgcttttcctACCCTTTGTCTTGCGCTGGAGTCCGTCGTTGTCGACGACAAAAATGCGGCAGTAGCCGACAAAGGGGAGGAGATCCTGGTCCTCGACCTTGCTGACGAGTTCCATCTTGTCGAGGGGAATTTAAATTACGGTAGGTAAGGGAAAATGCACAAGAACGGCGAAAATAAAATGAAGCTGTCGGCTGGCAAGCAGCGGGTGCTCCTCACCGCAGGGCGCCAAGCCGAAGAGAGTGGCAGACAGGCGAAACGAGGGAATGAACTAAGGCACTTTCTGTTTGCGAGCTGGAAAGACCCGTTTGTCTTTCAATCGAGGATTCGAGAAGTGCCACGAGGAAATCGAATTGGAACTCACAAAGGGACGGAAAGAAGTCCAAGTTTACGGCTTACTTGCGCCGGCCActggtgtgtgtgtgtgtgtgtgtgtgtcggtgtgtgtgtatctggTTGTGTTGGAACCTCGAGATTTTTATGAATCCTGCCGGGGAAAAAGCGAATCCGCTCGGACTTTCTAGCGAACATGCGAAAGGAATGATACCGGTAGAGTTTTCAAGTTCTGCAGAAAAGTCAagggagaagcaagagagacgcaacCCCCTAGCCTCGAAAAGTGCTCCTTCTGCGACACGATCGGCGACTCTCCACTGAAAACGAccgacgaaggaagaaccCTGCAGTGCCCCTTCGTAACTTCCCTACACGGTTTGCTCATTATGCTTGGCCTCCTTGTATGACTGgcatgcgtcttcgtcaTATAATCACGAATCAAAGACGCTTGCCACCGGAAATTCATCAAGCAAGCAGCCATCCGAACCACGGAGGAGTCTCTGCCCTGCACTGTATCGGCTGTGGAGGACCCTGCTGGATGTTCCTTTATTTCGATTTGGAAAtgcattctctctctcccctcacCAAGCTGGAAATTCCTATCGCGAGAtcgaacagagaggaatcGCGAGCGCGAGTAAACAGACTCGGGCGGTCCGCGACGACAACGAGGGAACGCACTCCGCTGGCACCTGAACGGCCGACGTGGAACCGAGTCTGAGTggacgaggaaacgcggatCCCCCTTGGCAAACACTCTACGCAGGACGACATTTGTAGTGCGGTGCATCTCTGAAGTATCGGAAAAGCGTCTGAAAGGGTGCGCTCCCGTCTGACTATCGATATCCTGAGTGCCTACCCCGTCCGTGCCCCCCCGTTTCCCTCTCACTCGCGATTTCCTCTCAGCTTTTCGAGTCGCAATCTCGCGATAGGATTCTccagcatgcagagagtAGGAGTGCATTTGTCgttcgagaaaaaggagaaagccCCAGCCTGTGACACGGGAGGGTCCTTCTCGAACCGGCGCGTCCATCCCTCCCGCGATGGGGTTGTCGTTGAACTGTTGGAAATCAAATGCACTTTCTGCTCTTTTGCTGACGAACGTTTTGCCCAGTGTGTAGggagaggtggagacagaagtgaaaacctgcttcttccctccgcCTATACTAGGCGGCTGGCTTGCTGTGCTGGTTCCGCGGTCAGGAGTCTTCCTTGCAGCTAACAGCGTGTGCGaaggacgaaaaaaagacgctGAGTAGAAACAATTGCCGACACACTAGGTAAAACAAAAAggttctgtcttctgtgaATACCGTGATATTTGTACAGCTTGTATAAAAATGTTGGTTTTTCAAACATACGCTGGATACCCTTATATAGTTAATGCACCTCTTGAGCAAGTCGTGGTGTCTCCAGGGGGGCGCGACGAGTTCTGCTCAAGATTCGCCTGTTACTGAGTACGACTCACGCGTAGGATGATGTACTTTTCCTTGATGTGCGGGCAAAGCTTCAGCACTCCTCTGCTacaagaaacgaaaactcCGTCGtggcagctgcagagaaaaagctcTGCGGCATTTCGCCGCGACCCTCCACCGTCCGAGAGAGCCTCATCTGTTTAGGGTGTAGGTCAGATTCTGAGACTTTGAATTTTGCCTGACGGCGAGGAGAGTTTTCCATACAGAACAATATGTAGACAGATATATGCAGATCTCTACATGTATCTACATGAGGTGACTATGAAATTCTAGAGAGCATGTACGCAACTTAGCAGTCATCACCTTCAGAACTTCGTCAAAACACCTTCTACACCAACCACGTCCGACTTCGTCAGGAATTTTGAACTTTCTGTGAAGGCGAGAtgctttgtctctttcaAAGACTAAAGCGGCTAGGCGAGGAAACCGCAGGGTCAGCCTACGCCACCAAAGTCGATGGGCCtcgtttcgttttcgctgCATTACCAGGACCAGCGAAAGTGTGCGGACATGCCCGCCAGTGGCGGAGTGTGTTTGTGGTGCGTGTGTCGTCTTTTTCCGCTTCACGTTTCAGCAGTGGTTTTCTGTGGCAAGGGTCACTCTTTTTTCCAAGGCAAAAGCAATTGCGGAATGTCAACGAGTtgggagacagacgacgtcTCTGgtccagtgcatgcacataaaTGTTCCGGGACGCATTCGCGAGGTCGGTACACAGAGCACGTTGTAAGCATCTGCTCGCTTCCCTCGCTCCCGTGGTTCTCCACTGCAAATAAGGCATATCTCAtgcaaaaaaagaaaagaattTCGACGGTCTCAGGTTCAGCGACATTTCGCAAACGCATGTTCGCTAGTAGGGACGCCCGTAGCCTCTGACGAAGCCCCCGCGAGGTCGGTAGATTGGGCGAAATCCTCCTCTTGCACCTCTGCGAGAACGCACCAGagcaaaaaagaagagaaacgctttCTTCGAAAAACGGCAACCTGTCTGTTCCTTCGTGGAGACGCAAGaccgcacacacacagagtTCGCGTCGTCATATGCATCCTATAGAAAGCAGCGCAAACGCGACGGCCTGCCGAAACACACAGCCTCTCTTAGGGATCGCGAAACCAGTCGGTTGCgccagaaaacgaaggagacgtcGGAAAGGATTCACACGTTCTCTACGGAAAAAGCAGATTCCACGAAGGTTGAAAGCCATCTTGGCGAGGACCCAAAACGAGGAAATCTCGCGCGCTAACGTGCCAGAGAGT
It contains:
- a CDS encoding hypothetical protein (encoded by transcript TGME49_211030), yielding MELVSKVEDQDLLPFVGYCRIFVVDNDGLQRKTKGSRVEAPLHMRVENGKRIFSAYFPPKDPVTMLKIQSDEQEFIYGKLWVGTICKPEENPNTNRLLCVIQGQNCKRLSEEVDSSPDSTCKCKAYMPFLPECYSKPVDVRLTTADEKFVTKLVKLEVEVPDEMYEPWMRYYKTLKKVDQEDKNGEKDEKK
- a CDS encoding Sec61beta family protein (encoded by transcript TGME49_211040~Predicted trans-membrane domain (TMHMM2.0):65-88), yielding MVGTNAPSAQASSAQHVGGARTSVPRRRVTAGGGASSAAGQRSRGVPASSQGILRFYTDDTPGLKIGPQTVLILTLCFMASVVLLHIVGKVHQTYGGEN